A section of the Pseudomonas sp. FP453 genome encodes:
- a CDS encoding nucleoside-binding protein: MKKALHGATVLLTLLGGGEAVAVEWMNNSVGFRYGQQFTNPNNPDEFSKRIYSFTHASGYTYGSNFLNLDVFLSDSSDPRKGTDHGGSEVYAVYRHQLYASRVFDVPLGTGLVKDYALTLGFDANRNNNFASAKKRAVVLGPTLKFNTVGVLDLSLLYYKEKNHTGIPGAQESNHTFDDTYMLNLTWMRPFEIANHAAKFQGFINYVGEKGEDYHGRDTAPEALVRSALMVAVRPGKSVKPNLYLGVGYEYWHNKFGVDGGRGSRTSTPTVNMEITF, encoded by the coding sequence ATGAAAAAGGCACTGCACGGCGCAACCGTATTGCTCACCCTCCTCGGCGGCGGGGAGGCTGTCGCGGTGGAATGGATGAACAACAGCGTAGGATTCCGCTACGGCCAACAGTTCACCAATCCGAATAACCCCGACGAATTCAGCAAGCGGATCTACAGCTTCACCCACGCCAGCGGCTACACGTATGGCAGTAATTTCCTCAACCTGGATGTGTTCCTGTCCGACAGCAGTGACCCGCGCAAGGGCACCGATCACGGCGGCAGCGAAGTGTACGCGGTGTATCGGCACCAGCTTTACGCGTCACGGGTGTTCGATGTGCCGTTGGGTACCGGGCTGGTCAAGGATTACGCGCTGACCCTGGGCTTCGATGCCAACCGCAACAACAACTTCGCCTCGGCAAAAAAACGTGCGGTGGTGCTCGGCCCGACCTTGAAGTTCAACACCGTCGGCGTGCTGGACCTGAGCCTGTTGTACTACAAGGAAAAGAACCACACCGGCATCCCCGGCGCGCAAGAGTCGAACCACACCTTCGACGACACCTACATGCTCAACCTGACCTGGATGCGTCCCTTCGAAATCGCCAACCACGCGGCGAAATTCCAGGGGTTCATCAACTACGTCGGCGAGAAAGGCGAGGACTACCACGGCCGCGACACTGCGCCCGAAGCGCTGGTGCGCAGCGCGCTGATGGTGGCCGTGCGTCCGGGTAAAAGCGTGAAGCCGAACCTGTATCTCGGTGTGGGTTACGAGTACTGGCACAACAAGTTTGGTGTGGACGGTGGCCGGGGTAGCCGCACGTCGACGCCGACGGTGAATATGGAAATCACCTTCTAG
- a CDS encoding LysR family transcriptional regulator → MLNRKLRIHAPAIYYFDMVRRCHSIREAARRLNVASSAVNRQILKLEDEMGATLFERLPGGLRVTAAGEILTRHITLLLQDVERVRGELDGLHGVQTGHVEIATVEGAAVELLPAALKRMRERYPKVTIGVTVQGSQSIPGAVVNGQADLGLAFALPRSGEITQLCVGHFRLGALMTPTHALAGESQVSYGQCCEYGVIQAKSELSVHHLIAPLHKRAAPNKALLHSNSMELARQLARQQLGIAFQTRIGIEADLARGELLHIPLSDQGGIFSDLGVYARKDRDLPVAVQALAHLLGEEITLRERDEMTAPPRIS, encoded by the coding sequence ATGCTCAACCGCAAACTGCGCATCCACGCCCCCGCGATCTATTACTTCGACATGGTGCGGCGCTGCCATTCGATCCGCGAAGCCGCACGGCGCCTCAATGTGGCGTCGTCGGCGGTGAACCGGCAGATCCTCAAGCTGGAAGATGAGATGGGCGCGACGCTGTTTGAGCGTTTGCCAGGCGGCCTGCGTGTGACGGCGGCTGGCGAAATCCTCACGCGCCACATCACGCTGCTGTTGCAGGATGTGGAACGGGTGCGCGGTGAACTGGATGGCTTGCATGGCGTGCAGACCGGCCATGTGGAAATCGCCACGGTGGAAGGCGCTGCCGTTGAACTGCTGCCCGCCGCCCTCAAGCGCATGCGCGAGCGCTATCCGAAGGTGACGATTGGCGTCACGGTGCAAGGCTCGCAATCGATTCCCGGCGCGGTGGTCAATGGCCAGGCGGATTTGGGGCTGGCGTTTGCCCTGCCCCGCAGTGGCGAAATCACCCAACTGTGTGTCGGCCATTTCCGCCTCGGCGCGCTGATGACACCGACCCACGCATTGGCGGGTGAAAGCCAAGTCAGCTACGGGCAGTGCTGCGAATACGGGGTGATCCAGGCCAAGAGCGAGCTGTCGGTGCATCACCTGATCGCCCCGCTGCACAAGCGTGCAGCGCCAAACAAGGCGCTGCTGCACAGCAACTCCATGGAGTTGGCCCGGCAGTTGGCACGCCAGCAATTGGGCATTGCCTTCCAGACCCGCATCGGCATCGAGGCCGACCTGGCGCGCGGCGAACTGCTGCATATCCCCTTGAGTGACCAGGGTGGAATCTTCAGCGACCTGGGCGTGTATGCGCGCAAAGACCGCGACTTGCCAGTGGCGGTGCAAGCGTTGGCGCATCTGCTGGGCGAGGAAATTACCTTGCGCGAACGCGATGAAATGACTGCGCCCCCGCGTATTTCCTGA
- a CDS encoding nucleobase:cation symporter-2 family protein — translation MTIPKASPQRPEDENLGVAANMAYGLQHVLTMYGGIVAVPLIVGQAAGLSPADIGLLIAASLFAGGLATLLQTLGLPFFGCQLPLVQGVSFAGVATMVAIVGSDGAGGVPAILGAVMAASFIGLLITPVFSRITKFFPPLVTGIVITTIGLTLMPVAARWAMGGNSRAADFGSMSNIGLAALTLMLVLLLSKIGSATISRLSILLAMVIGTVIAVFLGMADFSGVTQGPMFGFPTPFHFGMPTFHVAAIISMCIVVMVTLVETSADILAVGEIIDTKVDSKRLGNGLRADMLSSMFAPIFGSFTQSAFAQNVGLVAVTGVKSRFVVATGGLFLVILGLLPFMGRVIAAVPTSVLGGAGIVLFGTVAASGIRTLSKVDYRNNMNLIIVATSIGFGMIPIAAPSFYDHFPTWFATIFHSGISSSAIMAILLNLAFNHFTAGNSDQQSVFVAGTERSLCFHDVAALRDGDYFRGGKLFDAEGKEIPLVADVSRKTAKPETTEV, via the coding sequence ATGACTATCCCGAAGGCGTCACCGCAGCGGCCCGAAGATGAAAATCTGGGCGTCGCCGCCAACATGGCTTACGGCCTGCAGCATGTCCTCACCATGTACGGTGGCATCGTCGCCGTACCGCTGATCGTCGGCCAGGCGGCCGGGTTGTCGCCGGCGGATATCGGCCTGTTGATCGCCGCGTCGCTGTTTGCCGGTGGCCTGGCCACCTTGTTGCAAACCTTGGGTTTACCGTTCTTTGGTTGTCAGTTGCCGCTGGTGCAGGGCGTGTCGTTTGCCGGTGTGGCCACCATGGTGGCAATCGTCGGCAGCGATGGCGCCGGCGGGGTTCCGGCGATCCTCGGGGCGGTGATGGCCGCGTCGTTTATCGGGCTGTTGATTACCCCGGTGTTCTCGCGAATCACCAAATTCTTCCCGCCCTTGGTGACCGGTATCGTGATCACCACCATCGGCTTGACCCTGATGCCCGTTGCGGCGCGTTGGGCGATGGGCGGCAACAGCCGCGCGGCGGATTTTGGCAGCATGTCCAACATCGGCCTGGCCGCATTGACCCTGATGCTGGTGTTGCTGTTGAGCAAGATCGGCAGTGCGACCATTTCCCGTCTGTCGATCCTCCTGGCGATGGTGATCGGCACCGTGATTGCCGTGTTCCTGGGTATGGCGGACTTCTCCGGGGTGACCCAGGGGCCGATGTTCGGTTTTCCCACACCATTCCATTTCGGCATGCCAACTTTCCATGTGGCCGCGATCATCTCCATGTGCATCGTGGTGATGGTGACGCTGGTGGAAACCTCGGCGGATATCCTGGCGGTGGGCGAGATCATCGACACCAAGGTCGATTCCAAACGCCTGGGTAACGGCTTGCGCGCCGATATGTTGTCGAGCATGTTTGCGCCGATTTTTGGTTCGTTCACCCAGAGCGCGTTCGCCCAGAATGTCGGCCTGGTGGCGGTCACCGGGGTGAAAAGCCGTTTTGTGGTGGCGACGGGCGGGTTGTTCCTGGTGATCCTCGGCCTGCTGCCCTTTATGGGCCGGGTGATTGCGGCGGTGCCGACGTCGGTGTTGGGCGGGGCGGGTATCGTGCTGTTTGGTACCGTGGCGGCCAGCGGTATCCGCACGCTGTCGAAGGTGGACTACCGCAACAACATGAACCTGATCATCGTCGCCACTTCCATCGGTTTTGGCATGATCCCGATTGCGGCACCGAGCTTCTATGATCACTTCCCGACCTGGTTCGCCACCATTTTCCACTCGGGCATCAGCTCGTCCGCGATAATGGCGATCTTGCTGAACCTGGCGTTCAACCACTTCACCGCCGGTAACTCGGACCAGCAATCGGTGTTTGTGGCAGGGACGGAGCGCAGTTTGTGCTTCCACGATGTGGCCGCGTTGCGCGATGGGGATTACTTCCGCGGCGGCAAGCTGTTTGATGCCGAGGGTAAGGAGATTCCGTTGGTGGCTGATGTATCAAGGAAGACCGCGAAACCTGAAACCACTGAAGTCTGA
- a CDS encoding proline iminopeptidase-family hydrolase: protein MEFIEKIREGYAAFGAYQTWYRVTGDLTTGRTPLVIIHGGPGCTHDYVDAFKDVAASGHAVIHYDQLGNGRSTHLPDKDPSFWTVDLFLAELDNLLDHLNIRDNYAILGQSWGGMLGSEHAIRQPKGLRAFIPANSPTCMRTWVSEANRLRKLLPEGVHETLLKHEAAGTYQDPEYLAASRIFYDQHVCRVNPWPEEVARTFAQVDSDPTVYHAMSGPTEFHVIGSLKDWKSIGRLSAIKVPTLVISGRHDEATPLVVKPFLDEIADVRWALFEDSSHMPHVEERQACMGTVVKFLDEACSVPYPKLKAG, encoded by the coding sequence ATGGAATTCATCGAAAAAATCCGCGAAGGGTATGCGGCCTTTGGCGCCTACCAGACCTGGTACCGCGTCACCGGCGACCTGACCACCGGCCGCACGCCGCTGGTGATCATCCACGGCGGCCCCGGCTGCACCCATGACTATGTCGATGCCTTCAAGGACGTCGCCGCCAGCGGCCATGCCGTGATCCACTACGATCAACTGGGCAACGGCCGCTCCACCCATCTGCCGGACAAAGACCCGTCGTTCTGGACCGTCGACCTGTTCCTCGCCGAACTGGACAACCTGCTCGACCACCTGAACATCCGCGATAACTACGCGATCCTCGGCCAATCCTGGGGCGGCATGCTCGGCAGCGAACACGCGATCCGCCAGCCCAAGGGCCTGCGCGCGTTCATCCCGGCCAACTCGCCGACGTGCATGCGCACCTGGGTCAGCGAAGCCAACCGCCTGCGTAAGCTATTGCCTGAAGGCGTGCACGAAACCCTGCTCAAGCATGAAGCCGCCGGCACCTATCAAGACCCGGAATACCTCGCCGCCTCGCGGATTTTCTATGACCAGCACGTGTGCCGCGTCAATCCATGGCCGGAAGAGGTCGCGCGGACCTTTGCCCAAGTCGACTCAGACCCCACGGTGTACCACGCCATGAGCGGCCCGACCGAGTTCCACGTGATCGGCAGCTTGAAGGATTGGAAGTCGATTGGCCGGTTGTCGGCGATCAAGGTGCCGACCCTGGTGATCTCCGGGCGGCATGACGAGGCCACGCCATTGGTGGTCAAGCCGTTCCTGGATGAAATCGCGGATGTGCGCTGGGCGCTGTTTGAAGACTCCAGCCACATGCCCCATGTCGAAGAACGCCAGGCGTGCATGGGCACCGTGGTTAAGTTTCTGGATGAGGCGTGTTCGGTACCGTACCCAAAGCTTAAGGCTGGCTAA
- a CDS encoding LuxR family transcriptional regulator, which yields MLAKLTAFNNRLMPGRSLDEQMDNTFILAQQLGFDALVYDYTPVPIDHDGALITPSVLELRNTPPDWHALWCGEGFYQIDPVQHLALSTVSPFVWSYEAKAQTALQKIIDPCHAPVSSYLHERQLTCGVSVPIHLPRGGFASLTGLRIGKARSVLQDAQQTLADFSLITHALQEAAYPLFSKELRTYPHIHLTKRERECLKWAADGLTAAEIATQLSRSLAVVTLHLASAMHKLGAKNRVQAVVRATHYRLLED from the coding sequence AAGCTTACTGCCTTCAATAACCGTCTGATGCCGGGCAGGAGCCTGGATGAACAGATGGACAACACCTTTATCCTTGCCCAACAGTTGGGTTTTGATGCACTGGTGTATGACTACACCCCGGTGCCCATCGACCATGACGGCGCCTTGATCACCCCTTCGGTCCTGGAGCTGCGCAACACGCCGCCCGACTGGCACGCGTTGTGGTGCGGCGAAGGCTTCTACCAGATCGACCCGGTGCAGCACCTGGCCTTGAGCACAGTATCGCCATTTGTCTGGTCCTACGAGGCCAAGGCCCAGACGGCGCTGCAGAAGATCATCGACCCTTGCCACGCACCTGTTTCCTCTTATTTGCACGAACGCCAACTGACCTGCGGCGTCAGCGTGCCCATCCACTTGCCACGCGGCGGCTTCGCCTCGTTGACCGGCCTGCGCATCGGCAAGGCCCGCAGTGTGTTGCAGGATGCACAGCAGACCCTGGCGGATTTCAGCCTGATTACCCACGCCTTGCAGGAAGCGGCCTACCCACTGTTCAGCAAAGAGCTACGCACGTACCCGCATATCCACCTGACCAAACGCGAACGCGAATGCCTGAAATGGGCCGCCGACGGCCTCACCGCCGCCGAAATCGCCACGCAGTTGAGCCGTTCACTGGCGGTGGTCACCCTGCACCTGGCCTCGGCGATGCACAAGCTGGGGGCCAAGAACCGCGTACAAGCGGTGGTGCGCGCCACCCATTACCGCCTGCTGGAAGATTGA